From Oryza sativa Japonica Group chromosome 4, ASM3414082v1, one genomic window encodes:
- the LOC4337067 gene encoding uncharacterized protein, which produces MTSEENKAVTPNEPIEASSSGSKRKRGRPRKSEYGMHEKPYSVQPIQSVPPLHSTEDSSNIQQDGIQINHKSGGSVGPSANLVKTSLSQASTYTSASLQSNSVKDGIVGKYFVGKMSNKVPGFSLITVKVKDNLVLKGWIPDESDLRPITPKDDLAPDLPMLRPSQVRKRPSTIYKQAAGPIPVPLEDVTFAKPLQMRKPVEKSVAK; this is translated from the coding sequence ATGACATCTGAAGAGAATAAAGCTGTTACACCTAATGAACCCATAGAGGCATCAAGCTCTGGTTCTAAGCGTAAGCGTGGTCGTCCACGGAAGTCTGAGTATGGCATGCATGAAAAACCATATAGTGTACAGCCCATTCAGAGCGTCCCACCTCTTCACAGCACAGAAGATAGCTCAAATATCCAACAGGATGGGATACAGATCAATCATAAATCAGGTGGTAGTGTTGGTCCGTCTGCCAATCTGGTTAAGACTTCTCTCAGCCAAGCCTCCACTTATACTAGTGCTTCCTTGCAAAGTAATTCAGTCAAAGATGGTATTGTTGGCAAGTATTTTGTTGGTAAGATGTCCAACAAAGTTCCTGGGTTTTCTCTCATTACGGTGAAAGTGAAGGACAATCTGGTCCTCAAAGGTTGGATTCCAGATGAAAGTGACCTCCGCCCAATAACACCAAAGGATGACCTCGCCCCAGATCTTCCCATGCTTCGGCCAAGTCAAGTTCGAAAGAGGCCATCTACTATTTACAAGCAAGCTGCTGGTCCAATTCCAGTCCCCTTGGAGGATGTTACATTTGCAAAGCCTCTACAGATGAGGAAGCCTGTTGAGAAATCTGTCGCTAAGTGA
- the LOC4337069 gene encoding chloroplastic lipocalin yields the protein MVLALLLGSSSSSLAAPHPACSSRRKCRPAGRNNFRCSLHDKVPLNAHGVLSTKLLSCLAASLVFISPPCQAIPAETFVQPKLCQVAVVAAIDKAAVPLKFDSPSDDGGTGLMMKGMTAKNFDPIRYSGRWFEVASLKRGFAGQGQEDCHCTQGVYSFDEKSRSIQVDTFCVHGGPDGYITGIRGRVQCLSEEDMASAETDLERQEMIKGKCFLRFPTLPFIPKEPYDVLATDYDNYAVVSGAKDTSFIQIYSRTPNPGPEFIEKYKSYAANFGYDPSKIKDTPQDCEVMSTDQLGLMMSMPGMTEALTNQFPDLKLSAPVAFNPFTSVFDTLKKLVELYFK from the exons aTGGTTCTCGCTCTGCTGTTgggctcctcctcttcttctcttgcGGCGCCACACCCTGCTTGCTCTTCCAG GAGAAAATGCAGACCCGCTGGACGAAATAATTTCAGATGCTCTCTGCATGACAAGGTGCCACTGAATGCTCATGGAGTATTATCCACAAAATTGCTCTCATGCCTTGCTGCTTCGCTTGTTTTCATCTCTCCACCTTGTCAG GCTATCCCTGCAGAGACCTTTGTACAGCCAAAATTGTGCCAGGTTGCTGTGGTAGCAGCCATCGACAAGGCTGCGGTTCCTCTGAAATTCGATAGCCCTTCTGATGATGGCGGCACAGGTTTGATGATGAAGGGTATGACTGCCAAGAACTTTGACCCAATTCGCTACTCTGGTAGATGGTTCGAAGTAGCATCGCTGAAACGTGGCTTTGCTGGTCAGGGACAAGAGGACTGTCACTGTACTCAG GGGGTGTATTCATTTGATGAGAAATCACGCTCAATCCAGGTGGACACATTCTGTGTTCATGGTGGACCTGATGGTTACATCACCGGTATTCGGGGAAGGGTGCAATGCCTGTCCGAAGAGGACATGGCGAGTGCTGAGACAGATCTTGAAAGGCAGGAGATGATCAAGGGGAAATGCTTTCTCCGTTTCCCCACACTACCATTCATACCCAAGGAACCTTATGATGTGCTTGCAACCGATTATGACAATTACGCCGTTGTGTCTGGTGCTAAAGACACAAGCTTTATCCAG ATATACTCAAGAACACCTAATCCTGGACCAGAATTCATCGAGAAGTACAAGTCCTACGCTGCCAACTTCGGTTATGATCCGAGCAAGATCAAGGACACCCCACAGGATTGCGAGGTGATGTCCACGGACCAGCTTGGTCTGATGATGTCAATGCCTGGGATGACTGAGGCTTTGACGAATCAGTTCCCAGACCTGAAGCTGAGTGCACCTGTTGCATTCAACCCATTCACAAGTGTGTTTGACACCCTGAAGAAACTTGTAGAACTGTACTTCAAGTAA